In Priestia megaterium NBRC 15308 = ATCC 14581, the following proteins share a genomic window:
- a CDS encoding spore coat protein, whose amino-acid sequence MATKSTLTKTLDDLAIATDLLLSAKSGVRTYAVALTETATPEVRKVLKKQLNETIELHEKIAQYMIDNEMYHAYDVEEQVNHDLKKADKALDLAKG is encoded by the coding sequence ATGGCCACTAAAAGTACTCTTACTAAAACGTTAGACGATCTTGCTATTGCGACTGATTTATTATTGTCAGCTAAGAGTGGTGTACGAACATATGCTGTAGCGCTTACGGAAACAGCGACGCCGGAAGTTCGAAAGGTATTAAAAAAACAATTAAATGAAACCATCGAGCTTCATGAAAAGATTGCTCAATATATGATTGATAATGAAATGTATCACGCCTATGATGTAGAAGAACAAGTAAATCACGATTTAAAAAAGGCAGATAAAGCGTTAGATTTAGCGAAAGGTTAA
- a CDS encoding general stress protein, translated as MKEIKVAENSGQANKFIEEFFANGFSKNEIYLLTYNKERSEYLTNTTNTKEYRASEQGVFESAVNKLFSREDELHSKMASLGLTQEEAKQCVGEMKQERIIIIAKKDM; from the coding sequence GTGAAGGAAATTAAAGTAGCAGAAAATAGTGGTCAGGCAAATAAGTTTATTGAAGAGTTTTTTGCTAACGGGTTTAGTAAAAACGAAATTTATTTATTGACCTATAATAAAGAGCGCTCGGAATATTTAACAAATACAACAAATACAAAAGAATATCGAGCTTCTGAACAAGGAGTTTTTGAATCCGCAGTTAATAAGTTATTTTCTCGTGAAGATGAACTTCATTCTAAAATGGCCTCGTTAGGTTTAACCCAAGAAGAAGCTAAACAGTGTGTCGGTGAAATGAAACAAGAACGTATAATCATTATTGCAAAAAAAGATATGTAA
- a CDS encoding PAS domain S-box protein — translation MNENISGIDYQEVIEYALDPLIIHSNHKIIYVNHAAEHFFRGKREDIIGASPLDIFQETSKAAIRKRIQSAYERPAELIEETIFRLDGTTVNVELYCHPLLLGDKKVIQTYVRDITVKKESETRQKEIIKQINELSTTLVPLLEGIAVLPLVGSIDEQRANQLLMAVPVKVQTQNINCLIIDFSGIYTLNSIVTEHLFKINSVMSLLGVQCILTGLRPELSRSAVQLGINLDSTRTMATVKNALHFLGITSSK, via the coding sequence ATGAACGAAAACATTTCGGGTATTGATTATCAAGAAGTCATTGAATATGCGTTAGATCCACTCATTATTCATTCAAATCATAAGATTATATATGTTAACCACGCAGCTGAACATTTTTTTAGAGGAAAAAGGGAAGATATCATAGGTGCCAGTCCTTTAGATATATTTCAAGAAACATCTAAAGCAGCAATAAGGAAAAGAATCCAATCTGCTTATGAACGTCCAGCAGAGCTTATTGAGGAAACCATATTTAGATTGGACGGGACAACTGTTAATGTTGAATTATATTGTCATCCCTTGCTGCTGGGAGATAAAAAAGTAATCCAAACCTATGTGAGAGATATTACGGTAAAAAAAGAGAGTGAAACAAGACAAAAAGAAATAATAAAGCAAATAAATGAACTGTCTACAACCCTTGTTCCTCTTTTAGAGGGAATCGCTGTACTTCCCTTAGTAGGATCCATAGATGAGCAAAGAGCAAACCAACTTTTAATGGCTGTTCCAGTAAAAGTGCAGACGCAAAATATAAATTGTTTAATTATAGATTTTTCCGGTATTTATACATTGAATTCAATTGTAACGGAGCATCTTTTTAAAATTAATAGCGTTATGTCACTACTTGGAGTGCAATGTATCTTAACAGGATTAAGGCCAGAATTATCTCGCTCTGCTGTACAGCTAGGTATTAATTTAGATTCTACCCGGACAATGGCTACTGTAAAAAACGCACTTCATTTTTTGGGAATTACTTCTAGTAAATAA
- a CDS encoding Lrp/AsnC family transcriptional regulator: MDEIDKNILLHLQENARLSVTQLGKLVGLSTPAVNERVKKLEEKNIIDGYRAIINPENFNKPVTAFILYSNTNCRQFVEYCKEHPEVIECHRLAGQYNYLVKVLTNSVQSLETFIDESMAFGQPSTLIKLSSPVVYKAIK; encoded by the coding sequence ATGGATGAAATTGATAAAAATATATTACTACATCTACAAGAGAATGCTCGTTTGTCCGTTACACAGTTGGGAAAGCTGGTTGGTTTATCTACCCCTGCTGTTAATGAAAGAGTAAAAAAACTTGAAGAAAAAAATATAATAGATGGATATAGAGCAATAATTAATCCTGAAAATTTTAACAAACCTGTAACTGCTTTTATTTTATACAGCAATACAAACTGCAGACAATTTGTAGAATATTGCAAAGAACACCCTGAAGTTATCGAATGTCATCGTCTGGCAGGTCAATACAACTACTTAGTAAAAGTTTTAACTAATTCCGTTCAATCTCTTGAAACATTCATTGATGAATCTATGGCTTTTGGGCAGCCATCTACATTGATTAAACTTTCCTCACCAGTTGTTTATAAAGCCATAAAGTAG
- a CDS encoding DUF1272 domain-containing protein has product MALEMRNTCEKCNKKLHNSSVAYICTHECTFCDKCSENEMYICPNCGGELVKRPRGKEHSLSCSLSLS; this is encoded by the coding sequence ATGGCTTTAGAAATGAGAAATACATGCGAAAAGTGCAATAAGAAACTCCATAATAGCTCTGTTGCTTATATCTGTACACATGAATGTACATTTTGTGATAAATGTAGTGAAAACGAGATGTATATTTGTCCTAACTGTGGAGGAGAACTAGTTAAAAGACCAAGGGGTAAAGAACATTCGTTAAGTTGCTCACTGAGCTTGTCATGA
- a CDS encoding DMT family transporter codes for MGYVFLTMGLVLGIAGQMCVKLSKGLRQTVPTIGAFLLFIACIYFISLTTHYFEIGIVFAIWAGLTIVSTTLLGIYIFKESKNKRKIISVTLIITGVIILKAF; via the coding sequence ATGGGATACGTATTTTTAACGATGGGCTTAGTTTTAGGCATTGCAGGCCAAATGTGTGTAAAACTATCTAAAGGCCTTAGACAAACTGTTCCCACGATAGGCGCATTTCTACTCTTCATTGCTTGTATTTATTTTATTTCTCTAACGACGCACTATTTTGAAATTGGAATCGTTTTTGCTATATGGGCAGGGCTGACGATTGTTAGTACAACGCTGTTAGGTATTTATATATTTAAGGAATCAAAAAACAAAAGAAAGATTATCTCGGTTACTCTTATTATTACAGGTGTTATTATACTGAAAGCTTTCTAA
- a CDS encoding DMT family transporter: MFYLLLFLAIILEVIAVFFLNLTNGFTNFVPTVLAILFYCSSIAAYMLINAKGEVGVASALYAGGATVLVVVTGIIFFDETISLSKILGVSLIIIGAVSLNIKGSSKERRTA, translated from the coding sequence TTGTTTTATTTACTATTGTTTCTTGCCATCATCTTGGAGGTAATCGCAGTATTTTTTCTTAATCTTACAAATGGATTCACAAACTTTGTTCCTACTGTTCTCGCCATACTATTTTATTGTTCTTCAATTGCTGCTTATATGCTAATTAACGCCAAAGGTGAAGTAGGAGTAGCAAGTGCTTTGTATGCAGGAGGAGCAACTGTACTTGTTGTTGTCACAGGTATTATCTTTTTTGATGAAACTATTTCTTTATCTAAAATTTTAGGAGTTTCTCTTATTATAATCGGTGCAGTTTCTCTTAACATTAAAGGGAGCTCTAAAGAAAGAAGGACAGCGTAA
- a CDS encoding LysR family transcriptional regulator — MEVEDIRIFMAVAEYGSVSLAADKLGYVQPNVTARIRSLERKIGHPLFHRHRRGMTLNVEGRKLLTYGEQMMRLMDEIQKAFQDERNLVGSLCIGLVETVVGFPEIISSYHNKHKNVDISLVSGVSTQLIEKVLKFQLDGAFVAEPVNVSTLDQIPAFDEEIVLVCSANEKGKKQIQSAKELLHLPFILFNEGCQYRERLQQWLKDEQIVSPKIMEFATLETIMGTVVSGLGVTLIARSLAERYEREGLVQLFSIPEPYRNLRIVYVRRSDSYLGVTEGEFIKTISEVREGKKQK, encoded by the coding sequence ATGGAAGTAGAAGATATACGCATATTTATGGCTGTAGCAGAATACGGCAGTGTAAGCCTTGCCGCTGATAAGCTAGGCTATGTCCAACCAAATGTAACAGCACGTATTCGGTCTCTTGAACGAAAAATTGGACACCCATTGTTTCATCGTCACAGACGAGGAATGACATTAAATGTAGAAGGTCGAAAACTTTTAACATATGGAGAACAAATGATGCGGCTGATGGATGAAATACAGAAAGCATTTCAAGATGAGCGTAACCTTGTTGGATCATTATGTATTGGATTAGTTGAAACGGTAGTAGGGTTTCCTGAAATCATTTCTTCCTATCATAATAAGCACAAAAATGTGGATATTTCTCTAGTGTCAGGAGTAAGTACACAATTAATAGAGAAAGTTCTTAAGTTTCAGTTAGACGGGGCATTTGTAGCAGAACCAGTAAATGTGTCAACGCTTGATCAAATTCCAGCTTTTGATGAAGAAATTGTACTTGTATGCAGTGCAAATGAAAAAGGGAAGAAGCAGATTCAGTCTGCCAAAGAGTTGCTGCACTTACCATTCATTTTATTTAATGAAGGCTGCCAATATAGAGAAAGACTACAGCAGTGGTTAAAAGACGAACAAATAGTATCACCAAAAATCATGGAATTTGCTACACTTGAAACGATTATGGGGACAGTAGTTTCTGGTCTTGGTGTGACACTTATAGCCCGATCATTAGCGGAAAGATATGAGCGGGAAGGGTTAGTACAACTCTTTTCAATACCTGAGCCTTACAGAAACCTCAGGATTGTGTATGTTCGTCGCTCCGACTCCTATCTAGGAGTAACTGAGGGTGAATTTATAAAGACAATCAGCGAAGTAAGAGAAGGGAAAAAGCAGAAATAA
- a CDS encoding DUF5412 family protein: MYRNYPQETATVKWINDETVEISDHTLNVKQDTFNANDRSN, encoded by the coding sequence ATCTATCGGAACTATCCTCAGGAAACAGCCACGGTTAAATGGATAAATGACGAAACAGTTGAAATCAGTGACCATACATTAAACGTTAAACAAGATACATTTAATGCTAATGATCGGAGTAACTAA
- a CDS encoding BH0509 family protein has protein sequence MSQVERNSKVQKLVEYQKFNEEEVSKMTDPQVEYYHWLYFDDSAYDYM, from the coding sequence ATGAGCCAAGTGGAAAGAAATTCTAAAGTGCAGAAATTAGTTGAGTATCAAAAATTCAATGAAGAAGAAGTTTCGAAGATGACAGATCCGCAGGTTGAATATTATCACTGGCTCTATTTTGATGATTCCGCTTATGATTATATGTAA